TCCTTACCAGTTAACTGCAGGAATAGCAAAATGGACAAATCAGGAGCAGCTAGAAGACAAGGACTAAGAGACGAGGCTAATTTCATGTGTGACTCTGCTTACCTTCTAACTCACCGTCTGCGTGAAGCTAACAATATTTATTCAAGTGTTAAGAGATAATAACAGGAGACAAAGTGGCTGTTAAGGCACGATTTCATGGACATAACTACAGAAATTAGAATCGGAGTATATGGACATCCTTTGCTTATAAAAGCCATGCTCTTCTAACATAGTTCAGCACAACTTTTCTAGTGACTCAAGGCCTAGCAGACTGAAAATCTAGCATACAATGGCATTGCAATCGATAATCTCATTGTCAGTGCTCTCTCTGGTAATGCTGATCCTAGCAAGAGGTTCTGATGCTGGTGGAATTGCTATCTACTGGGGTCAGAATGGAAATGAAGGCACTTTAGCAGAGACTTGTGGGACAGGGAACTATGACTTTGTGAACATAGCTTTTCTTTCAACATTTGGAAATGGCCAGACTCCCATGATCAACCTTGCTGGTCACTGTGATCCATACAGTAATGGCTGCACTGGCTTAAGCTCAGACATAAACTCATGTCAAGCAAAAGGCATCAAGGTGATACTCTCCATTGGAGGAGGAGCTGGGAGCTACTACCTTACCTCCAAGGAAGATGCTGGGCAAGTCGCAACTTACCTCTGGAACAACTTCTTGGGGGGGCAGTCGTCTTCTCGTCCACTTGGTCCAGCTGTTTTGGATGGAATTGACTTTGACATTGAAGGAGGAACGAACCAACATTGGGACGATCTTGCCACGTTCCTTTCTGGATACAGCAAGAAAGGCAAGAAGGTGTATTTAACTGCAGCTCCCCAATGCCCATTCCCTGATGCTTGGGTTGGAGGTGCCCTTAAGACTGGCCTTTTCGATTATGTTTGGGTTCAATTCTACAACAACCCACCTTGCCAGTACACGTCTGGGAATGTTGGCAGCCTTGAAGATGCATGGAAGCAGTGGACTTCAGATATCCCAGCCACGAAGATCTTCCTAGGCCTGCCTGCAGCTCCTGATGCAGCAGGAAGTGGCTTCATTCCGGTAGGTGATCTCAAATCAACTGTGCTTCCAGCCATTAAGGATTCTGCCAAGTATGGAGGTGTTATGCTGTGGTCCAAGTACTATGATGACCAAACTGGATACAGTTCTTCTATCAAAAGTGATGTTTAAAGCTAAGAAATAATCTCTAGTAGCTTATTGTGAACAAGTTACAGAGCTTGTGTGTCTTCTATATGTGATTTCCCTTTGCTTGTATCATTGTCATGTATTAAATATAAGCGGATATATTTTTCTACTTATATTTTCCCTTTGTGACCATGTTCCTAAACTCACCAAAAATCTGCATACTCAAATTGGAAACTGCCCCAGTACCATTGACTACTAGACTAATTGAGATTCTAATAGTACCTTATAAAACTATATTCGACTAATAATTATTTGAGATACAATATTCTGGACCTCAACTAGGAGGGATTGCCCTGTCTAGCAGAAATCGGGCTAAAATGAGCTTTGTTGTTTGGGAACATGGTTGAGATCAGAATCATCTTCCTCAGCTCAAAACTTGACTGGTCAGATCCCTTAGGAGTTTTCACTAAGCCAACTTGATTGGAAAATCATAAGACGACATATTCAACCATTTAAACTCAGTTCACATGGTATTTTAAGCTCTTGGTTGGGCATTCCAAGAAATTCCACAAGTAATTCCAAGCCAAGTTATGATAAAAATTTCAACGGAGTTTTCCCAGGAAAAAGACCATGCTgattctcatcaaccaaacagcTGTCTTTGTCTGATTCAATTAGTTAAATATCAGTTTTCACCATTTAGCAAGTGTAGACAGCATCCCCTTTTGACAGAAACTTCCATAAATATTAACCATCAACTTCTGTGGAAAAGTGACTTCAGTAACACTGCAAAGACAAAATCAACGAGCAGGAAAACAAACATTAGAGCAGAAGGTGCTGAGGGCTAAGGAGATAAGAATTTTCTAACCCTGTACATTGCATACTCAAAAACCGAAAATTGGCCTAATAGGATTGGATACTTTCTTAACTATGATAGGTTGTCCTGCTGCAGCAATTcaaaatgaagttaaaaaaacTTGTTAGAATTCCCCTGAGGGTTCGTCTTTCTCAAAAGGAACTTTGTTGTTTTAGGACATGATCCAGAATAGCATCAACTTCCTTCACTCAGTACTTGACTGAATCACTTCCTTCGGAGTTTTCACTCTAACATATAGCTCCAAATCATTGCAGCTCAGTCCCAAAACTTTTTTAGCTCTCAGTTGGGCATCTCAAGATATAACAAGTCACTCCACATGTGATTCCAAACTAGATTGTGATAGAAATTGCAAAGGTGTTTtttcccaagattcttcttctttttttcttatcttttcttaGTTGTACTTGTACCACTCCATTAGGACACTGAAAATATAGCGGAGAAGACAAAAATGTACTCATTCTAATTCATAGATCATCGAAAGCATGTCTGGAATCATtgaatatatacaaaaataccATGTCACTGTCTAAATCAAAGGACAAAGTTGAAACTCTGGTAGAATGGACTATAAAGGCAATGGTTCACTAGCATTATTGGCGAAAAGAAGCAACACAGCCTGCTAGAATTCAGTACAGACAATGGCATCTCCATCTCCATTTTCAATTACTTTTCTATCTTTTATAATTCTATTACTGGTTATTGGTTCAGATGCTGGAGGAATTGCTATCTACTGGGGTCAGAATGGAAATGAAGGCACTTTAGCAGAGACTTGTGGGACAGGGAACTATGACTTTGTGAACATAGCTTTTCTTTCAACATTTGGAAATGGCCAGACTCCCATGATCAACCTTGCTGGTCACTGTGATCCATACAGTAATGGCTGCACTGGCTTAAGCTCAGACATAAACTCATGTCAAGCAAAAGGCATCAAGGTGATGCTTTCTCTTGGAGGGGCAGCAGGCAGCTACTACCTTGCATCCTCAGAGGATGCTAGGCAAGTAGCAGCTTATCTATGGGACAATTTCCTGGGAGGAAAGTCATCTTCTCGTCCTCTTGGAGAGGCGGTTTTGGATGGAATCGACTTTGATATTGAAGGAGGGACAAACCAACATTGGGATGAACTTGCCCAGTACCTTTCTGGATATAGCAAGAAGGGCAAGAAAGTGTACTTAACTGCAGCTCCCCAGTGTCCATTCCCTGATGCTTGGGTGGGAGGTGCCCTTATGACCAGCCTTTTTGACTATGTTTGGGTTCAATTCTACAACAACCCCCCTTGCCAGTACTCTTCAGGCAACATTGACAACCTCAAAGATGCATGGAAACAGTGGAATTCTGATATCCCAGCCACGAAGATCTTCCTAGGCCTGCCTGCAGCTCCTGAGGCAGCAGGAAGTGGCTTCATTCCAGTAGATGATCTCAAATCAACTGTGCTTCCAGCCATCAAGGGTTCTTCCAAGTATGGAGGAGTTATGCTGTGGTCCAAGTACTATGATGACCAAACTGGATATAGCTCTTCCATCAAAAGCCATGTCTAAAACTAATCAGTAAGAAGAGTCCCGTATCGCTACATGTGAATAAGTTTCTTAATGAAGGGTCTCTGTATGACTATCTTCTATAAGTAATCTATCTGTATGCCTAATATGTGTTGCTATCGTGTATAAAATACATGCAGATTTGTGTATTCTCCATGAACGttccctttctttctcttcttgtCTATGACTTGGTAAACAAACTAATACCACCCACCCCCTTTTATCCGAAAATTCTATGACTATTAGCTATCAGTTTCTGCCAAAAGTGACTTCAATG
The sequence above is drawn from the Vitis riparia cultivar Riparia Gloire de Montpellier isolate 1030 chromosome 15, EGFV_Vit.rip_1.0, whole genome shotgun sequence genome and encodes:
- the LOC117932434 gene encoding acidic endochitinase-like; translated protein: MASPSPFSITFLSFIILLLVIGSDAGGIAIYWGQNGNEGTLAETCGTGNYDFVNIAFLSTFGNGQTPMINLAGHCDPYSNGCTGLSSDINSCQAKGIKVMLSLGGAAGSYYLASSEDARQVAAYLWDNFLGGKSSSRPLGEAVLDGIDFDIEGGTNQHWDELAQYLSGYSKKGKKVYLTAAPQCPFPDAWVGGALMTSLFDYVWVQFYNNPPCQYSSGNIDNLKDAWKQWNSDIPATKIFLGLPAAPEAAGSGFIPVDDLKSTVLPAIKGSSKYGGVMLWSKYYDDQTGYSSSIKSHV
- the LOC117932655 gene encoding hevamine-A-like, whose translation is MALQSIISLSVLSLVMLILARGSDAGGIAIYWGQNGNEGTLAETCGTGNYDFVNIAFLSTFGNGQTPMINLAGHCDPYSNGCTGLSSDINSCQAKGIKVILSIGGGAGSYYLTSKEDAGQVATYLWNNFLGGQSSSRPLGPAVLDGIDFDIEGGTNQHWDDLATFLSGYSKKGKKVYLTAAPQCPFPDAWVGGALKTGLFDYVWVQFYNNPPCQYTSGNVGSLEDAWKQWTSDIPATKIFLGLPAAPDAAGSGFIPVGDLKSTVLPAIKDSAKYGGVMLWSKYYDDQTGYSSSIKSDV